The following DNA comes from Lathamus discolor isolate bLatDis1 chromosome 5, bLatDis1.hap1, whole genome shotgun sequence.
GcaatatgcaaataaacctgATCTTGAAGAGATGGTGAGGAAGAACTGACTGTCTTCTGAGACTCCTATGTATTATATTATAAGGTATGCTGTAATGCCTGGACAGAAAGtcaacccctgcccatgaccagagggggcactgcgcaggcgcaaaggaccttctagctcatcataatacgaagcggggacagaatACGAAGGGGGATATGTATAGGCgttagggaataaatgtaaaggaaaaacgaccctgggtgtgcatgctttggaggaacgatccccatgcacctcagcgctgaataaagcatacctactttacaacttgaacgagttgtggagtcaatccgcgtatcattGTGATAAAGGACCAAGAAGAAGCCATGAATCCAGGCTTCTGTATTGTATTGCATCTTCACCTGCATCTGCATTGTATTGGcatcttcacctgcatcttctccactgtctccatcaatcccatcatcCGTAAGTcgttcctttaaaaacagaaattgaagcaattcagctattaaaagccaacagcaagccagaaatctctttccatttcatgtGGTAAAAAACCAATACATAATAAATCCTGAAAAAGGGTCTAGATACTGAACAGGGAAAGCCTATATTGTTACAGAGAAAGCATACAGCTTCACAACTTCAAACAGCTGTCAACTATGGCTGCAAGTAAGCTGAAGTAGTAGGCAGAGAGGAACCATGTCCATACTAAGCCAGTCAGCCATGTAGCAAAACTAAAGATCACTGCAACCAGTGCcatcttaaagaagaaaaaagccccaaaccataCAAAACGCATAAACTGAGAGGAACCATCACTTTGCATGGCATAAGCAGGAAGCTATTTTAACGTGATGACTTTCCTGCTCTAAACTTTAAGCATAacttttacatctttttaaagCCTAGGGTTATTATGTTAAATGACCTACTTGTAGTGGCACCCTAAGTGGACACCAGTGTCCACAACTTCTACAGGACAGTGCAATATGATTAAGCACTAGATTTCtaggcaaggggaaaaaaaaaaccacaccagcaGTGACTCATTCCATTGAAAAGCTTATTActtgcacttccaaagcaacaGGCTACAGGGATACTGAATGCAAAGCAAGTCAGATCCACCTGGAATACTTTGTATTCTCAGCTGATAGTTTATAAACTCTCTCTTTTCATATTCTAAAGGATTAACAGCATTTGGATGCACAGAAACTGTCTCTAGAGTGATGTCTGCAGACGTCAGAGtcacaaattaaaatgtcttCCTAAAATGTAGCAGACTCAGCACTTCCTCTaagtgggagaaaaaagccCCTAACCAGAAAAGGAGGGTGAGACAATACCCAGCTTTTTTCCTAGACATAACAAAATCCTGAAGGAACAAGATGCTCACACTATCAGAATAAAAACCCAGAGACACAGAATAGTTCACCTTTCTCCCTGTAATGTTGGTTTTGAGTCAAGATCTGCTCTTTTCCTTGGCCAAGCATGAAACCCCTCTTcagtttaagactgttttcaaAATCCGGAATGAAGCCAAAATCAAGTGCACACACTGAACATGTATAGAATCTTACTGGTAACAGAAAAACAGCGCAACACATACTATTACATCGGCTAGAACACTTGAAGTGTTCTGGCAAAAAGACACAGCTTATTGCtaggaaataaagcatttgGAGCTCAACTCAACAGATGACATTCCAACCAAATGcaagttcaaagaaaaaaagagtatttttttaattgtattaaataaaaaaagctggagaaggaaatggggacagaaatgaaaacccaTTCAGGGAGTCAGTGGCATAGCTTGTCACCATGCAGTCTGAACATGACAATTGCAGATATTCAGAACAAGCGAGTCCAAATATCACATTccctgggagagaggagggagtctctttcccttttcacagGCTAAAGTAAGAAGCTTTCAATGTATTTCAAGGCAAGACCCAGCTAGCAGAAGGCAGATTTTCTGACAGCTAAAGCAAGGGAAAAGGATCTTCCTTGCAGTCTCTTGCTCCTGAGCCCCCTTCTTCAACTCCTCTTGCGGTGGCAGGAAGGCAAAGcatgtcctgtctctgtgagTCTGTGCCCTCCTTGTCTACAGTAACAGCAGGCACCTGTGATTCCTTCTCCAAAGACATTTATACATCGAGGTCAGTTGAATACTGCATTATGAAAGCATAAGCTGCAGTGGACATCATTTAGAATCCGTTATTTTTTTGCCCATCATGACAAAGTAGAAACGGCAATTCCTTACTTTATAGACATTCTCTTAAAGTAGCAGTTGCCCCAAACATCTGTCAAGTTTTTATATCCCAGGAGAACAGATGCAGCCAAAAGAATGTTCATTCTAAAATGACTACTCTGAACTTCACAAGCAGGCGGAGGTAGCTCCCAATTTAATTAAACAtacacacagcagctcccagtttAATTAAGGATACACAGCACCACTTAGTGGTGAAAGCAGTCACCACTGACATGGATGACAAGTACCAccagcttttttcttcactccCCCCAAAACATGAACCAAGTCTgctctgtctctcctcactagCCAAATACTATTACAGTGTCTTTACTACAAGAAAGTGTATCTACCAAGCAAAAGATGTCCAAGAGGGCTGAACCTCAAGGCCAGTAGAGTGAAAGGCTGCTGAGTCTCAAACAGATGCATCTACTTTGAAGAGCTTTTCAGCATTCTCCAGCACTGTACCAGTTTCTGGTGACACAGCCTCAAGCAGCTTAGTACATGCCTGTACTCCAAAGAACAGCAATCTGTTGGCTAACACCTTGTGTTTTACATAGGCTTGGGTCTTAAACAAATGCAAGAGATGTAGAAAATCTGAACACCGACTTTCCACTCCATCAACCAGTTACAAAAACTAACTTGCGCACTTAAGTAACAAAACACAGTaactaataaaaagaaagactttTAATCAGGACAGATTAGTGCATCTTTACAAAAAAGTAATGATTTCAACTTATGAAGTCAGTATCATCATTAGCAGTGCACCTTTCCTGAAAAGGAAATCCCTGTCTGTTATCAAATATCAACTGCAAGAGtgcataaacaaaataaataaccaaCAAACACACCCGTATCCCAAAAGCTCTATTTATATTATATtcgatatatatatatatgtcttcaTAGATGACAACTGTATCGATTTATACGTCGGGTCCTTCTCCACCAAGAACCAGCTATAAAAGAATAAGACAATTGCATGTTAGTGCCATAGACTGAAGTTTTACAAAGTCATATGTGACAGTTCTTGCTTCAGAAGATTTTAGCAGATGGCGACTTCATGGTAGACCACAAAAGTGGTGTTTAGATTTTAAATTACCTTCTTCTGGCAACAGAAGTCAGTTACTACCAGAGAAGCACATGCCATAAAGAATCTCTAAAATACAAGGAAAGTTTAACAAGACACAAAGGAGTTCCTAGATAAGAAAcgttttgtgttttgtctttgttattCACCTcaaggagattttttttgtctagAAACACTAcagcttgttttcagaaagacatAGAACATGCTCCCTTTCACGTAGGATTTCTCCAACTGATCATTCTTCTGCAGACCATCGCTACACTGGGAAGTTGGTTTCCCCTTTCTGACCTCTCTTACTAAGCACAGCCCAAAAACTAATAGAGCCTGAACCCTTCTACAGGCAGCAGGGTAAGTCAGCACAGCATTTTCCTGTGAAGAAAGTACCTTCTTTAAGTAAAGAActgaacatcagaaaaagaaatgcaaaaggaaaaatatgactaaggggaaaatgaagaggATAATTTCTTTCGCTGACACATTCTTAATAGTTAGCTGACCACTTCTAAAGACaaagagctctgctgcttttgggaCCAAAGTAAGAAAAAGTCTAAAGCATAGTTTTCCTGATGTGGGAAGATGTACCCCCAAAAGAGACACGAGATCTAATACAGAAACATATCCACGTCTTGCTGAACATCTACACTCTAAGAATCCCCCGCTTCTGTTTTGACGGCAGCATCCCACCAGCTGAACTGGATGGTAGTAGTTTTAGCCCATACAAGAAGTCAGAACACGCACTGTTCTTCAAGGATGCAGAACAATAACCAAAGCAGGAAAAGGCTTAGAAATGAAGTCAAGGTGGCAGTTGCCGAGACACACAGTGAGGAGGTGCAAGGCAGGTAGGACAGCAAAATGGAGATTATTCCTCATTCACACAGAGCCAACTTGAGTCTAAGtcagtcttcctcttctctccccacaAAATTAGGAATGCCCTTATGTAGGAATTCCAGACTTCAGTGCAGACAAGCAAAAAACTCTGGGTCTGCTTCTGTAGTATTTAGGAAGTTGCAGAATCCAGCTTAAGGATGCATAATCATAGTATCTAATTGTTTCAGTACTGATCGACATACATCAGCACATGATAAACAAAACCTGTAGTGCTTTCCATCTGGCATCACCCAACAGGCCTCCAGGTATTTTTTCAGAGCACATAAAGGTACATACAGCTCTTTGAGCATCAGGTGGACAATCACCAAATGACTCAACAAGCTTGTAAGCATCCAAAGTGCTGCAAACACATTTATATATACAATAATGGATAAAATCTATTCCACCTACATACTCAGGCAGGCAAACACTCACAGGAGTTTAAAGCCACTGTATGAACCAGCCTCCAGAGTGGGTAACAAAACCAGTGATTCCATTGCACATCTCAAGACTGGAAAAACAGTCACCTAAGTAAAAGCAGGGTCATGctctttttgttattattctttttaagcTGTAACATGAGCCAAGTAAGGCAATAACACCACTTTTCCAGCACCACTCATAGATAAATATGCCCTGGAAGGTATTTGAAAGTACCTTATGCAATGGAATTCTCTGGAAAGCTCAGCTTAAAGTAATTTAACTTGATTGCTGACAGATTTACAGgtatagaaaataaatgcatgcagCCTTTTAACCATAATGACTTACCATTGTTATGTTATTTCCATTTAACAAAATCTGGTCTAGTTTTGTGATTCTTCTGCCCTCAGGTGCAATCTCGCTGAAGCAGcattagaaaaagaacatgagaaCATGTAACCAGGGACAATGATTCAAGCTTTGATTACAGAACTGACAAACATCTCTGCATTAAGATGACAATTGCTGGAACTAACAAAGACATCAGCCACACTGCAGTGTAACTGACCACCTGCATAAAGAAAGCTACCTGGCAACCATAAAGTTCCATTGTACTTTTCTGCTCAGTACATAAAGGCACGGATTCACCCTGTAAATCTTGGCAATTTCTTGAATAGCACCTACACTCAAAATAGGTTTCAAATACAAACACGGCACAGCAAAGTAATAAATACTCATCTCTGagtctgcagcttttaaaatctttgcttAGACCTTAAGGAAATGTAAAGGCAAACAAACTACTGGGAAGTTCTACACAAAACCCATGCAAAATTAAGGCTAAAAAAAGGAACCTGATTACAAGCATGTATCATGCAACACCTACTCTACGACACGGCTGTCCTGAATAGATCACCACCTGTAGTTTAACTCCAAGATATAAACTACTCAGCTGGCAAGTATTCAAAAAATGTAAACCCGCTTTGCTTCTAGATTTTATACAATATTTTCCCCTCAGGAAACCAAATAGAAATAATGCTTACAATTCTGTAACATCTTCTAACACCATATCTAAATACCCGgattcaaagaaaataaggcCCAGAgtcttaaaatcaaaacaaagttattttcatttttaccgAACTGTGATTctatctgtaaaacaaaaataccagaGTCATACAAGCGACCCATACGAAAAGTTTCTATCCAGTGAACTCAAACCTCTCCTCTCAAATACAATAAATCAATTGAGCTGAAGCATAAAACATTCCCATCAAAGGATACTGACAAAGTCATCAAATCCTAGAAGCGTTACAACTTCTTTGTCACTCTTCATCACAATACGAATGCAGGAGCCTATGCGTTTATCCACAagctctgtaaataaaaaaaacaaacaataaagtTGAAAGGTACAAGAGACTGTTTCATAGAACAGCGCATTCTTTTGAACAAAACGCCTGACATTGTGTGCagtggaaatgtatttttaaaggtgcACCTGTACTGCTAGCACACGACCACGTTTCCGAGGCTGGAACTCTGCAGGAAGACGTTCCCTTCAGTGAGAACGCTTTAATGTCATTGAATCATAGCTTGGGTTGTAAGGGCTCTTAAAGCTCCCCcggctccaaccccctgccacgggcaaggacaccttccactaaaccagccccgtccagcctggcctcaagCACTGCCAGGGTGCGCAGTTCATTACCGCACGCCGGCCGAGCACCAACACTCGCCCCAGCCGCTCTCTGCTCCGCACCCACAGACACCCACCGGGACCCTCGTTTACTGCAGGCGCCTCCCGGCCTCGTCCACCCCATTCAAGCTTCCCGCCAAGCGGCAGCGCCGCTCACACCAACCACAAGTGCCCGCAAATAcgctctccctcttctccctcccgtCCCGTTCCGTCCCGTCCCGTTCCATgccatccctcccctcccctcccctcccgtcCCGTTCCGTCCCGCTGCAGACCGGAATCACCGCCAAACACCGAGGGACAGCAGCTGAGACGGATCCCTGGTCGCGGTGGCCGCCATGTTGCACCCAGGCCTGACCAATCGCTGCCACCTCCCGCTTCAGATGGGACGGGCGGTGCGGCAGACCCGATGAGCGGATCGCAGAGCAGTCGCTCCGCCGTTTTCCCCTGAGTAAATACAGTAACCCACCGTTCAGATAGCTCTTCTTTTCGCGGGGAGTGGCAGGTAGAAGGGCTTTAATCGCTGTACGCCACAGCTATCTTTCTTTCCCCACCCAGATTTGCTCATTAATTCACAAGTGGGCTGCAGCAAGAAGGATTCTTGGAAGTCCTTTTGCATATAGACATGGCTTGGAGCAAAAATCACTGGCTGTTCAAACACAGTTGGCTTGCTTCatactgcagcactgagcaacctgctctagtggaaggtgcccctgcccatggcaggggattggaactgggtgaccttcaaggtcccttcgagcccaaaccagtctatagTCAGATAAAGCTCTTATTTCAACATCTAGAGTCATTGCACATTTTGTGACGGGCTGCTTCTGGAAGAATCAAGCCCAAATAAATTCCATCCTCTGCCTTAGAGGGCATGAACCTTTGGAGGATGtagagctgctggctgcaggggggcTAGCTCAGTTCTTGTGTGGCTAGTTCCCAGGTAACTCTGAACGTTCACAAAGTCAAATCCAACCTCTGGCATCAGCAGATGCCACATGGCTCCACACAGGATCACTTCACGGACCAGAGCAATGTGAGGACAGACTTGCCTCATAACGAGAGTGCAAGGCTGTGCCTCTCCCTGGAGCAAAGCGTGTAGAAAGTGCTAGCTGGGGTAGTTGTAATGACAACGTAAGTTGGCACAGTCAGAGTGTGGGGACAGGCACAGAACCACAGGAGAAATGCAAAGAGTaagcttaatttcttttatctcaCCAAACAGAGGATCTCCTAGCAGAAGCCGGGCAGAGGCACAGGCATCATGGAGCTTGATCCATGCTGGAGGATCACCGACACTGCTGTTTTCCCGGTTAATCATGGATTCATGCAGGCTTCATTTACCACTGTGCTTTGATCTTCTCCATAACAGGGCAGGAATTTCAAGTGTATCCAGTCGGATGCCTCCATGTATATCACAGGCCTATGCTACCTAAACACAGATACTCTGCTTGTCAAGCACGCAAAGACAAACAACAATTAGTATGTGAAAAAAGGGCAGACTTCACTGGACTGCGAACATCCAGATCCTGATACTAAGCCTAaggtgccaggacagaaagctggtgctgggcatcagctaTACATGGTGCCCTCCACAATGAATCTATTACCTCGATCATACCATATCTTGGAATGATATTTTCGAGTAATTGTTTTGCTACTACTTGAGCCGTAGCTCTAGCAGTGGGTATGGCTTCGACCCAATGTGTTAAGTGATCTATTATTACTAAAAGATATTTATATCGTCCTGTTTTTGGTAACTCGGTAAAGTCGACCTGTACCCTTTCAAAGGGTCGGTGGGCCAAAGGTCTTCCTCCCTTTGGAGCTTgtctcatttgctttttattaactTTCTGACAAGTTAAACAACTCTGAGCTTCTTGCTTAGCTATTTCAAAAATTCCCATACACCCATAGAACTTTAAAAATTGATCAGTGAGTGCCCTCGATCCCCAATGTGTCTGCTGATGTAGTCTGTGTAATATTCTTCTGGCATATCCCTTAGGTAACATCTCTCTCCCATCAAGTAATatccatttattattttctaattttgctCCTAgtctttcatattcttttatCTCACTTTGAGAATATGCCTTTGGTTCATttatctgtttttcctcttcctctacGTTTTTAGTAGTCATTAAAATTAATAGAGCTGCTCGTTTTGCTTCTTCATCCGCTAAATTATTCCCTCTGGTCCTGAATTGTAACCCCTTTTTATGCCCCCTCACGTGAGTTATAGCTATCGCTTCAGGTCCTCTTGTAGCCtgtaatatttgttttattaatccTTCATGTATTAACCCTTTTCCCTGGGTATTTATCAACCCTCTTTCTTCCCATATTTTTCCAAAGGTGTGTACTATTCCAAAAGCATACTTTGAGTCTGTAAATATGGTTCCCTTCTTATTTTGTAATCTTATTAATGCTCTTAATAAGGCATGTAGTTCACATGCTTGTGCTGACCAACTTGCACTCAATGGACCGGATTCTATTATTTCCCATGTTCTTCCATCCACAATTGCATagcctgattttcttttcccatcaaCCACCCGTGAGGATCCATCTACaaacaatttttctccttcttgtaaTTCTTCCTCCTCTAGGTCGGGTCTGATTTTTGCTTGTAACTCGACCATATCTATACACTTATGGTTGAGTATCAAAGCTTCTTCCCATTCCCCAAATAAGAATTGTGCCGGATTTTGAGCTGTTGTGGTTCTTAGTTCTAGTTCAGGGGAAGGAAGCAAAATAGCTTCATATTTCAGTAGTCTATTATCCGTTAACCACTTATCCGCTTTTTGTTGAAGGATCCCTCGAATGTCATGGGGGGTATAGACAATTAAGGATCCTCCAAAGGTCACTTTTCTAGCTTCTTCAACTAGTAAAGCTACTGCTGCTACTGCCTGTATGCAGGTAGGCCAGCTCCTGCTTACAGGGTCTagcaattttgaaaaatatcctcCAGGCTTTTTGCTCCCTGCCCAATCCTGGGTTAGTACTCCATATGCAGCATGAGTACCTGTGTTCACAAATAATTGAAATGGTTTATTTAAGTCTGGGAGAGTTAACACAGGAGCTTTTATTAAAGTATCCTTCAAGTGTTGgaatttttcctcatcttgtgGGGACCATTTCACTACATCTAGTGTGagttttttatataaaaattttactttctcaCTATATTCTTCTATCCATTGTCTGCAATAACCTAATAATCCCAACAATTGTCGAatttccctttttgttcttGGAGCGGGCAGGGCTATAATTCCTGCCACCCGGTCTGGGTCtagcttctttttccctttactaATCCAGTGTCCCAAATACTTTACTTCAGGTTCTGTGAATTGCAACTTTGATTTTGAAACTTTTAATCATTTTTCTCCCAGAAAATTCAATAGTCCTATTGTGTTTTCTCGGACCTCTTCCTCTAGTTTCCCAGCTATTAGTAAATCGTCTACATATTGTAAGAGTTTTACATTTCCCTCAGGTTTGAAGGACATTAACAAATTCTCTAAAGCTTGACCAACTAAATTTGGCGACTCAGTGAAGCCCTGAGGTAATACTGTCCATCTCAATTGTTGCTTTCTACCTGTTTCTGGGTCTTCCCACTCAAAGGCAAAAAATCTCTACTTTCTTCAGCTAAAGGGCAGGTCCAGAAAGCGTCTTTTAAATCGATTACACTATACCAAGTATGTTCTGGTGATATTTGATTTAATAAAGTATATGGGTTTGCTACTACAGGGAACCGGGTGACTGTTCTCTGATTGACTGCCCTTAAATCTTGAACTAACCTATAACTCCCATCTGGTTTTCTTACTGGGAGGATTGGAGTATTATGTAGTGACATACAAGGTTCTAAAGTCCCCTTTTGTATCAGGTCTTCAATTATTGGTTTcaaaccttttcttccttccaaggAAATTGAGTATTGTCTGACCCTAATAGATTCCCttggatttgttatttttacttttaatggttcaatatttaattttcctacTTCCCCTTTATTATGCCAGACTTTCAAATTTATGCGTTCCTCATCCTTTTCTGTTAATTGATATAAGTTTATCGTTATTGCTCCTCCCATCAGAACCTCTTGGAGGGGTGCCAACGTTACTGTTTCTTCTACTTTCTccgatttttcatttttctttgttcttactTTGCTCCTAGTATGGGCAGAAGGGGGGGAGGATGGGGGAGCCCACAGGACAGGGTCAGGTGAACTTGGAGGATTAGTATTCCTTTGTTCACCTTCCATGTTTTGTCCCTGATAAGTGGTCTAATGGCTCCCAAGATGGTTTGTTTAGTTTGTCccctttcactttcctttcttttaggGGAAATAACGAGACCGTTACAGACGATCCCTTCCATAAGGCTGCATACTCACTCTCTTCCTGACTAAAAGGTTCTTTCCCATTTACGTATAAATTTAAAGCCTGACATATCCAATCATCAAAAGACCCAAATATTGGCCAATACAAATGGTCGGGTCGGATTTCCTCTTTTGACCATACTTCCATGCAGTAGTGGaccattttttccttactttttcccTCCTGGGATGGCCAAGAGCCCCAGTATTTAAGCATTAACCCCAAGGGACTGTCTGGGGGTATATCTGGTAATTCGCTTCCTGTCTTATTCCTGGGACCTCTCCGTGGGCCCCGTTCTGGGTTAGAGTTACGACTCTTACTCTGACCCATTTCCCGCCAGGTGTATCTCTTTTCAATCAACCGCTACCACTTTTTCACTATCGCTTCCCTCCTTCAGCGGCCAAGTCCCTTGCGGGAGATTGGAAACGCGCTTAGAAGAGGTCCACACTCGTTTCACAAATCCGATATCCTGGCCCGTGCTTTACAGACCCAGGATGCTCGGTCTGTGTCTCAGTTACACCTATTATCATGCAATTACGCAACTTTGTTGCGTTTCAgtcatacatacacaaacattCACTCTGTCTCTACACCAACCAGTTCCCTCAAGGATGCCTGGAATTACGGCGAGAGGAACACACTGGCCTTCCCACCCAACCGAACGATACTTACAGTCCATTGTTCTCGTCCGGGTCTTCGTGCACAAGAATCATGGGTATTTTATACTGCAGTTTTCCGGGAGCTCGATTTCCTTGGTTATTGCCTCTCTGTTCGTTGATCTCTTGAGACTACCCGAGACTACAACTCCCGAGCCACAATTTGTGGGGGCGCCCCTCGTAAGAGCTACAGTCCCAAGCAGCCACACAgagatcacgtcggggtcaccaattttgttataaaaacttGCCAAAGATGTGAATttgtctgattaattttatttacacctgtgatacataattttcttgattACTGTCCCtaatcacaggctgaacaacatctctccagcttagctttctgtttttccctgtccttttccaaaaccaaaattagggatctggcagagttatattaatttcacattctgtctgccactccaggtgctttcttaaagcgaaacatatctgcatacattacttcatcgcATTTTCTTGGCcgcctcaaaaccaacatacatttttttacaatttattagaattcagagttccaattttatgccatttttcctgattttccaaagtatataaaggccaccactggttacaatattttaccaatgttttcttgtttaccgagcccccagaagaacctcccagttctttccaatgtgccaaaatgtaacccaatgggcttttcttcagcattcccttgttttgaccggctcccatttcaaacaatctcttacaaatctctatagcttctctttcccagtgctctgcaaatgcacttaaaatatgagagcacctacacaca
Coding sequences within:
- the LOC136014908 gene encoding uncharacterized protein LOC136014908 isoform X1, encoding MINRENSSVGDPPAWIKLHDACASARLLLGDPLFELVDKRIGSCIRIVMKSDKEVVTLLGFDDFVNMVLEDVTEFEIAPEGRRITKLDQILLNGNNITMERLTDDGIDGDSGEDAGEDANTMQMQVKMQYNTEAWIHGFFLVLYHNDTRIDSTTRSSCKVGMLYSALRCMGIVPPKHAHPGSFFLYIYSLTPIHIPLRILSPLRIMMS
- the LOC136014908 gene encoding U6 snRNA-associated Sm-like protein LSm5 isoform X3, which translates into the protein MINRENSSVGDPPAWIKLHDACASARLLLGDPLFELVDKRIGSCIRIVMKSDKEVVTLLGFDDFVNMVLEDVTEFEIAPEGRRITKLDQILLNGNNITMLVLGGEGPDV
- the LOC136014908 gene encoding uncharacterized protein LOC136014908 isoform X2 yields the protein MKSDKEVVTLLGFDDFVNMVLEDVTEFEIAPEGRRITKLDQILLNGNNITMERLTDDGIDGDSGEDAGEDANTMQMQVKMQYNTEAWIHGFFLVLYHNDTRIDSTTRSSCKVGMLYSALRCMGIVPPKHAHPGSFFLYIYSLTPIHIPLRILSPLRIMMS